Genomic DNA from Garra rufa chromosome 18, GarRuf1.0, whole genome shotgun sequence:
gaaagatgaattaaacctgttgctatatgttaagttgttgcacttgttataacgtcgttggtcacatgataacgtcaacatggcggaagacgtgcagatcacatccatactcaacgagatttggctgtagagtacgtactcttttagcgctcgttaagtacgtacttattgaaattaagtacctactcattgagtatgcggtttcgaacgcagccggTGACTCGCTGCCAAAATGGCGATGGCTGGCTCCGCCCACTTTGGGCTTCAAAAATGATCTTCAGAAACTGACGGGTAaagtcacggacactacgtccaagCTTTTTGAAAGTCTCAGTTTTGGTCTGGAGTCCGCAACCCCGGAGTTTTTAAACTAAAACTGGGTCTGCTGTGTTTTTACGAGGGTCGAAAACGCCGGCTCCTGCATCAGCCACACGTTTTGTGATACTTTCGAGACTGACTaaagagaaaaaaagttgaatgaagttattttgttttctttgtgctttATAAAATTagagttaaaccactgatgtcacatggactattttaacaatgtccttactacctttctgggtcttgaacgtggtagttgcgttgctgtccatgcagggtcagaacactctcagatttaatcaaaaatatcttaatttgtgttcagttttacaggtttgcaacgacatgagggtgagtagttaatgacagaattctcatttttggctgaactctcCTTCTaggatgtatttttttttacaaataaactcAATTTAATCATTAATGTCTGATTTCAATTTCATTACTGTGTGAAAATATTCTTCTCAAATACACTGCAAGACAGTGGACTCCACAGACCCTGGGAGTGCATGACAAACTCATGACTCCGGTTTCTGAACTAATAGCTTCCATCACGCTCTCTAGATGATTCTACTACAAACAaagctttcaaaaacaaaccGCTTCCTGACATGCAAAAGCCCCTTTTATGAggggaaagaaaaaaatactagGATATTAGCACCTTGTGGTGACATGCTCTCTCAATCACTCCAAAAAATAAAGTGCTCTTTAATGCCAGACAAAGGGGTTTAATATCAGGTTCACCACAGCTCACAATCACATGATATCTCCAGAATTATAGTCAGTTTCTGCATAGAATACAAGAAGGCCACTGATATGTTCACCAGCAGCAGTGTGTCCAAAATTGAAGTTGGCTCCTTATCAACCAAtttataattacattattttataaccaggcaaaatataataatattaataaaaaaaaatcaatatagtGTGACAacctaaataacaaaataaagccTCGAAactcataaaagaaaaattgttttgtaaaaaaatttttttttgatcaTTGACAGTTGAGGTTGAACTTGGTCTGTAAGGGGCTAGAATGTAAGGCTACTTTAGTTTTAATGACAGTTCTGAGAAATGTTAAGAGATGAATCACAGAACGAGGAATAAAACTGAGGAGGAGGTAAAGCAAAGCAGCGTATAGCTGCAAGATAGACACCGAGGTAAAAGGATGTTGAAACTCTTCAGAAAGCTCTTTATTTCAATCTGAATACGTTCAGCAGTTATTCTAAAACCGTAAAACTTGTTAGTTCTTCTCTTCGGTTCCTCTCTCCATCCCTTTAAACTGGATCACAGTGCGATTGCTTCAACTTCATCTCAGAACATCAGAAACACCCACCACCCCAAAACTGTCACAGAGGAATAACATATcgctaaagaaaacaaaattaagtaATTAGAAGTCCTTTCAGTCCCGATATCTCCAACTCCAAAGTGCTTTATTAAAGCCAGGTTACCGGGTGACGCCTTCACTTTAGCCGCTGCACAATGACGGCATTCAGCAGGTTGGCTTCCTTCAGCGTCAGGCTCTCATCCGTCAGCTCCTTGTTGGGGAAGGTCGTCATGAGAACAAACTCGGTGGCAGCTAAAGCGGGGCGAGCGCTCGCCACAAACTGACGCACATCAGACACCCTGTGATGCAGACACAGTTAGGTCAGTTGTGAGGAACATTTTCATGCTGTAGCGTTTTTATTAAGGCTTTTTCATAATGCTTTTACCTATGGGTGTGGTTGAACTTCTGTACCAGCCGGCCTCCGTCGGCCAGTCTGATCTGAATGCTAGTGACAGGTTGAGAGCTGTCCACACTGATGGAAGCACTGGCTTCAGCTTCGCTGGCAGCCTGGTCCTGCTGGCTTTTTGGGAGCGACACCAACTCTGGAGTGGCGCTGAGGGAGGTTAGTGTAAAATAAGTACAGTACATTTGAAAAGTTCAGTCACATGCAAATTATATagagtgaggtcaataagtatttgatcggcctgtgattttgcaagttctcttacttagaaatcatggagtggtctacaattttcagcataggtgcattttcactgtgagagacagaatctaaaaataaaaatcctattgtatgattgtatgatttttttatcaatttatttgtgaattactgtgtcaaataagtatttgatcaattgagtcaaaaaaatttaatatttggtacagaggcctttgttaacaattacagaggtcaaacggttcctgtagttctccaccaggtttgcacacactgcaggagggattttggccagatcttctctagatccgtcaggtttcggggctgtcgctgagcaacacagagtttcagctccctctaaagattttctattggatttagatctggagactggctaggccactccagaaccttgatatgcttcttaggaagccactccttggttttcctggctgtgtgctttgggtcattgtcatgttggaagacccagccacgacccatctttaatgctctgactgagggaaggaggtttttgcccaatatgtcacaatacatggccctgtTCATCCTCTCATTAATACcttgcagtcgtcctgtcccctgtgcagaaaaacacccccagagcatgatgcttccagcctcatgcttcactgtaggtgtggtattattgggatgatactcatcattcttcttcctccaaacacggcgaatggagttaagaccaaaaagtacTATTtgggtctcatctgaccacaggactttctcccatgactcttctggatcatccagatggtccctggcaaacttcagacgggcctggacatgggcttacttaaagggatggttcggagtagaattgacttcattgctatgcactccaaagcccatctaaataccccatccgaagttttttttttttaccttagtcgaacatttatggagatattagagtttttcgaattgcttgttacaggagtgaatggtacatgtgatgtatctcgtaaattgcaccactaaacgtgcaagtaatcttaccaaacttgtacagtagtgtaataggttatgtactcacaaaacgctgcatcagaacatttgtaagtccaccatgagtgttttaaaaacacgttttacccgagaactactagtctcaaaaactagtcgacgtcacttccctggtttgaaaaaagcacgcaaaagtcctcctactacatctgtgtgcatgtcaacttgtaggacttttacgtgcttttttcaaaccagggaagtgacgttgacgtgtcgccatttgtagtttttgagactagtagggatcggctaaaacgtgttttaaaaacactcatggtggacttacaaatgttctgatgcagcgttttgtgagtacataacctatttacactactgtacaagtttggtaagattacttgcaagTTTAGTggtaagtaagagaacttgcaaaatcacagagtgatcaaatacttattgacctcactgtaacttaaaatgataaaacaaCATGAAGATCgcgatatacactaccagtcaaaacagtaagatttttaatgtttttaaaagtgtcttccgctcaccaagcctgcatttatttgatccaaacaacagcaaaaacagtctattttgaaatatttttaccattcaaattatttgttttctaattgaatatattataaaatgtaatttattcctgttattacaaagctgaattttttgcatcattacttcagacACATGATCAAGCGttttgaatggtattgtgtataatgttatgaaagctttttattttagaataatgatctttggatcattataaaaaaatgcactaaactgttttaaatattgataataataatttttaaaaagttaataataaaaaagcaaattagcatattagaattatttctgaaggatcatgtgacactgaagactgaagtaatgatgctgaaaatggagctttgatcacatgaataaattacattttaaagtacattaaaaaaagaaaagagttaaagagtaaaaatatttcaaaattttactgttttgctgtactttggatcatataaatgcaggcttggtgagcaaaggagaaaaaaaacattacaaatcttttacaaaaacttttgactagtagtgtataatgAAATGTTGCAAATGCAAAGTAGCGATCAATCTAAACAATTTGCTATTTACTAGGTGCTGCATGAAAATAAAACGAATTAATGTGATTATCGAATCACAGAGGCtgctatttaattaaatatatgcatCTTTTAAACTTGTAATGAGAAGTCTTTATAAATCCTGcatttttctgtcaaaataaaaacttgatggtttaacatttgaaaattaAAGACAGGCATaaattagtattgtaattttacagccATACTTCaacataaaattgtattttaattgtaCTCCATTTTTGGATTTACAACaaattacaatagtaatatttttacattaatatgAAAGTAATaacattattgttgttattattatacttattttgatataaattcACACAATTTTGGCCCAAATTCTGTAGCCCTATAAACATGCACAGTAATCCTGGagcttttaaaacaaacaaaaaaaaaaaacctaaaatttCAATCACAATTTTCCTCAAAACCTGAAGCCCTACTATGCTTTCTCTCAAATCATTGAAGCCCTTTTATTTCCCAACAGCAAATAGACAGAACCAAACACAAGTGACTACAATGGTCTGTGGCTTATATGCAATAAACTATCGCCCCCTTGTGGTAAAATGGATACACGTCCCTAGAAAACAAGGCTTAAAAAGTACATACTGCACATTATCTTCAATAGTGAGATGGATCATGATCGACTAAATTACCCACCAACTGAAGTTAAACAAAAGTAAAcaagttagtgtttttattaCGTTCTTTTTACGTTTAacatttacactttttttatatttttgtaagaACAGGTATAttctatgcaattgttttgattAAGAGAAACAAGATTTATAGCTTTAACATTGTTTTTTTAGACATTtctctttaaattaaataaattatcatCTATATGCAAAGTGactcacatttggtttttgaccactaaaAATGTTTATGCgtacaatttactcctggagccatattgagatatctctggaactgaaacATACAAagccttaaaaaaaattaagatgccaACAGGAaagtttcacacacacacacacacacacacacacacacacacacacacacactctcagatTATGTTATAcctatgaaacatgcatacaggagCATTCACTTCTGTGGAGATGACGAGTTGGTGTcgccaaaaacaaagaaagcactagtttattaataaattaataaaatgttaatacatccTACTTACCGTTTTTCTCTGAAACATTCATATTACTTctgccggtgtgctgtggcaagctttatgtGTGAGCttgagtgcttattaggctatgtaggcaattaaaggctcattataatgatttaaattgtttattaacAAACTTGCGGTTAGTCGACAAATCCCTTCAAATAAATGActactagtcaaccagaaaaatctttaatcGAGGGCAGCTTTACAAATTACCCTCTTAACTTCAGAAAAAAAGATGTCAAATTACAAAAGGCTGTCATGGATTAGTTCATTCATTCAATAAGTCCTCCTGTCCAACAACGAGGCATTAGCCAGACATGTTTTAGCATTAGTAATAGTGTATTAAGTACTTCAGCAGCCTTTAGCTCTGTAtggagaagaaaataagaaaGAGGAAGAAAGCAATTTCCAACCTGCCAAGTTTCTGTCCTTCTCCAGTGAAGGCCTTGAAAATAGGTTTAGATTTGGAAAAGTCTTCATCCCGATGGTCCTCCATGTCTAGGTTTACCTGCCCACCCCGGAAGCGCTGTCTCAATTCCAGAGGAATCTCCCTAAGAGAGCCAAAAAAGCATTCTATAAAGTCTAATTTGACAATCAGTTAGAAGAGGACTGTCTTGAGGGCGAACTAAAACTTTAGTTAATGAATCAAAATCAAGTTCTGCAAACTTCTTAAACATCCAAGCATCAGTAAATGTATTCAGAGCTCACCCTCTGCGAATAGACTCCAGGAAGAGGGCGTTCCCAGGATCACTGTAGGTCCTCAGCTCTCCTTCATCAAGACTAAAGCCAGTCTTCCAGAGCTTCAGCACAACATGCACCTGTTGGAACAGCACAAATCATTGCAGTGGATCTTCCTTTGTCTCAATAGACTTCAGTTGTCACAGGCTAGTGACTCACATCTTGTGCACTGCCGGATTGTCTTCTTTCTCCTGTCACGTAAGTCGACTCCTCCTCTGGTGCTGCACCCAATCGATAGCCACCACCCAGAAATGGCTGTAGAGTaaggaaacagaacaaaaaaaaaaatacagtgaatCAAAATCATGGGAGATACGAGTACACAGTAAGCATGTATCTTATCTTTAATTTACAATGTAGTTTATTCAGTGAAGAATCTACCCTGCTGGACTTGCTGGATTCTCCAGGTCCTTTGCCTGCTCGGTCAACAGGAACCGCCCCATGCTCCTTAGCGCCTTTAAACAGGTCCTCAACCAGCTCATTTGAGCTCTTCTTTTTGGGAGGACCGACAATCTGCTGCCCACTGCGCTCTGAGCCCCCGGCAAAGAACCTATAAAAAGGAAAAGTCAGATGTTACTCGATAAAATGAGGCATTAACATGCAATTTGTAAGCAAATTTAGGATTACAAGAGTGTAAAGGCAGAAGTGAgagtttacactaccagtcaaaagtttttgaacagtaagatttttaaagttttttaaagacatcttttctgctgaccaagcctgcatttatatgacccaaaatacagtaaaatcagtaatattgtgaaatatgtttactatttaatataactgctttctaattaatattaatattatattactatattttaaaatctaatttattcctgtgatcaaagcaacattttcaacattactcctgtctttagtgtcacatgatcttccagaaatcagtctaatatgctgatttgctgttttattgttattatcaatatttaatacattttttcaggattctttgatgaacagaaagattcaaagatctgcattcatctaaaaataaaaagcttttttttttttaacattatacaccacACCatccaaaagcttggagtcagtataatttttggttgaagaaatgatagaaatacatacttttatttagcaagaatgctttaaaaatGATCAAAGGTGACAATAAAGACAATTATATGTCTGTTATGTTATAAAAGacttccatttcagataaatgctgctcttctgaactttctattcatcaaagaaatctgaaaacattctactcggctgttttcaacataataaaacatgttttcgAGCATGAAATTAGAATATTACGATGATTTCTGAAGAAccgtgactgaagtaatgatgcaaaatattcagctttgaaattacaggaataaattacattttaaaatatattcaaatagaaaacagttatttgataaataaaatcaggcttggtgagcagaacagacttctttaaaaaaaaaaaaaattttggatTGTAGTGCATTGCATTGTCTAGGTATTGAGAAAGTCTAGAGTGACATGCTATAGTTTATCTAAaacaatgtattataatttttaattccGCTATAATCATCACACATTTTGCCCATACTCTTTTATTAACTGAAAGACTAAGTTGAATATTTTCATATGAATGAatattcatgaatattaatgaataTTTTCATGGCTAAATGGTGATTAAAATTACAGTACAGTGTATTTGTACAGTTGCAAAATCTAAAATACAATTTCCTTTATGCAATCATATACATTTAAACAACAAATCTTGACGCTGAATACAAAGTAAAGTTAATGTGCATGTAAAAGTCATCATTAAACGGAAGTTGCGGTCATCTTTTCTTCCCTTTCATGACATATACAAGGGTAACAAATTCTCAAACTTCCGGTTTGATAATTGCTTCAATCTCACATTGTTTATGCAATCTATAGGTTGCTTATAATAAACACTGCAGTATTCTATTAAAAATCATTATATGCACATCATCAACACTGCAATATTACAAACAAATTTTGATTTACATGGATAAATCATTCACAATAAAgatccattaaaaaaaataggaaatttcgattttgattCATTTTGAGTGACTTAAGCTGTTACTAGCTATACAGGAATTCAATACCTTTGGCCTTCCTCTTCACCACTGTCATCTTCATCCTCATGCATCAGATCTCTAAACGACGTCACTCTGTGTTCACTGAAATCACAAGACGTTACATTAAACAGTCCACTGTTATGACTTTAACCATATAGCTGATATTGCATAACTGAAAGGCCCAAACGTATGACTTGTGTTACCTTGGCCCTGTGGATCGACTGACAGAGCCAGACTCTGGCTGAGGGAGGGTGGCAATATCATCATCTCCTCCATCCTCAAAGAAATTAGCTAAAGCGAGCTAAGGACAGAGAGAAAAGAGAGCTGTCACTTCATTTTTACAGACAGACACGCACTTGGTGAATTACACAAACAAAGCCAACCACCTACTATCTGTTTCCTGTAACTAGATAAATCATGTTACCTATATCAACAAAATTGTACATGTTTCAGAAGGAAGAAAATCAAACCACGAATGTAAACATGAGCATGACTTGATCAGGCTAAAGCTGCTAGCTTAAGACTTGATTTCTATGTAAAATATACCGGCACAGTTTAAAAACCTCTACTTCAATGCGATACTGACTGCCCAGTCGTTAAGTGTGAATCACATCACGTATGATTAACCGGATAAACCAGTTTAAGACACTTCTGGTGATTTTAATCAAGAGTGACTTGCACATTTCGTTAGCCGGTTGTACAGTTCACTGGCTGCCAGTGGAGGCTTAACGTCTGCTGGATCCCCAGCTGCAGTGCTTGCGCTTCACAGCATAATGTTTCAGTGGAAAAGCGACCAGTGTCCTACTGACCTGTAGGTCCCAGCCGGCTGACTCGAGGAAGAAACGGGCCCTCTCTTCATCAACATCAGTAACGGCGACGAATCCCCTCACGGCTTCTTCCCGCTCCGCCATTTTGACGTGTCACGCTGAGGAAAGATCCGACAGGAAACGAGAGAAACGAACGCTTAGTTCCGCTCTTTTGGAGCAAAAACTTAAAAGCGGATTTTTTTTTATGCCGTCGATGGTTTGTAgatgtttttgtttaaaattaaagtttgatAATGATCcacaaatagaaaaataaataaataaatcgaaCACATGTTGATTTGCAAATATTTTTAGTCTATTTAGTAGGCTATATGTTGGCATAATTATTTTACTATGTAGTTAACACGTATGCATAATGCAGATATTACTACTTTTACCTTAGCACATGTACACAATTCAAAAGAATTCAAAGAAAGATTCAAATATGTTTCAGCTATTCGCTCCCTTTATAATATTAGCCAGCAGATGGCATTACAGACCATATTGGTTACTCGTACTTTGCGGTACATTTTCAGGTCCAcataatttatgttttattaaattgGTTAAAATGTTGTATTTACAGATTGGAATATTGCTTAATTGGTAATCGGTTTTTATTGTATCATCAAGCTCACTTTGAACGCTGTTCAAACGCAAGtcttagttgttgttttttcactccaaagaatttatttcagttagattAGATATCAAAAAATCAAACAATAgcctcaaaatattaaaaatatcttcaagCTGACACTGTCATGCAATCCCATGCTTTCTACACCTACACTACATTGACGAAACagcataataatatttataataataataatagcacaagtttttttatttataatatgtgaccctgaaccacaaaatcagtcataagggtccattaaaaagctaaataaataaataatctttccattggtgtatggtttgttaggataagacaatatttgataCAACAAGAtatttgaaaatcaaaatattgagaaaatcgcctttaaaattgtccagaTGAAGTACTTgcactgcatattactaatcaaaaattgagtttatatatatttatggtaggaagttaacaaatatcttaatggaacatgacctttaattaatatcctaataattttggaaataaaagaaaaataaatttgatccatacaatgtattgttggctattgctacaaatatatctgtgctacttatgacaggttttgtggtccagggtcacatataagcataTTTTTAGGGCTTCAAAGGTTTTACATAATCAGAAATGGGCTTATTTTACAGTGTCCCCTTTTCCACATGCAAAAAATTTGAAATAATCCATATGTGTCATAAAAAAAACTGGGTTGTAAGATTGTTCTCACACGTGATTTCACACTGCAGAGCTTTTACACACCATCAGCACCATCAGACAATAACTTATTTGTGTGACCTGGTTTCTCGGGATTTTTTTCATTCATTAGTGCTGATTCAAAGGTTCCTAAACAGGCAAAATATGTGCTAAATTTCTTTGGGAGGATCTAATTTAGCACATGTTGTTTCTGCAGCGAAACTTGGCGATGCTTTGTTGTTTGTTTGCAAGTGCACTGGCTCGTTTGATCTTCACAGATAATCAGGTTCTGGTACATGACTAAACACCAGAGCATTGCTGTCATCATTCACCCCCAAGCATTCCTTTCCTATCACACTCACTGCAGCTGTTACAAGAGAGCAACATGCCCTCAAATGTAAGAGCCCTTTTTTAATCATCTTGCAGGCCCTAAAGGGAAAACAATTctaattttaaatgcattattctTGCATGTTCTTATTGATTTAGAAAAGTGTGTCCTCTTTCTGCAATCACTTCTACTTGACATAAAGTtgaaccttgcagaatctgcaaaatgttaattagtttaccaaaataaaagggatcatacaaaacgcatgttattttttatttagtactgacctgaataagatatttcacataaaatgcacaaatatagtccacaagaaaaaataatagttgaatttataaaaatgactccattcaaaagttaacatacacttgattcttaatactgtttgtgtgtgtgtgtgtgtgtgtgtgtgtgtgtgtgtgtgtgtgtgtgtgtgtgtgtgtgtgtgtgtgtgtgatagttgagtcccttgtttgtcctgaacagttaaactgctcactgttcttcagaaaaatccttcaggtcccacaaattctttggtttttcagcatttttgtgtatttgaacctttacCAACAATGATGCTCAACAACacccactgatgcttcagaaggaaacacgatgccttaagagcctgggggtgaaaactttttgaatttgaagataagggtaaattgaacttattttgtcttctgggaaacatgtgagtatctcctgaagggcagtactaaatgaaaaaaaaaagatatttaggcaaaataagaaaaatgtacacatattcattctgttccaaatttttcacccccagctcttaatgcatcgtgtttccattttgcagattgtgcaagatgtaaacttttgacttcaattgtacgCTTGTTCCTCATAAAAAAAGGAATTCAAGAATGTCAAGTGTTCACTAATGAAATATGGTAAGCAACAGCTCTGTCTAAAACAGTTGCTGACAATGATAAAGTGTGGGTGTGTTCAACCAGAGAGAAAAAGGAGAAAGGAAGAACCAGCCTTATCAAGGGGAAACTAACACCGTCAGACTGCTGTGGGCCTGCAGTCACTGTTGTGTTAAAGGGCAGGGAAGTAGTTCACAACACACAATACGAAGAGCAGAGGCCCATGACCCTCAACTGCAGTAGGAAGAGCAGACAGACAGTATCCCAGGGCCAGAAAGAGGAAGGACATTCTGCCAACATATCAAAAATAATAGCAATTTCCTCACTGGGTGTGATACTAGAGAATACTGtacatacaaatgtaaattaGCAAAAATGGCTATGAGCAATATGGCTGATCTGAGACAGTGTATGTTCATATAAATCAATTTAAGAAAGGTCTTATATTATGTACCGCAAGCACAACCAGTTAATCATGAGTTCACAAGCTTTTGTTAGTATTATATTTGTGCTTAAATAAACACACTCTTTCTTACTGACAGATCAGGAAGAGAATCAGAGAGGAAGACTAAGGTGGGGAACAGGACGTTTAGGGTCAAAGGTTGCACCTGTAATGCTCAgagagttaaaaaaataaaaacgtctATGTAACGCAACCACACATGCACACAGACTTTAGAGGGCAAACGCATATttataacaaatatttaaattaatattttagtagTAATATTAAAccatttatgagataaaaaaaatcaaaatattagatacTAATTCATAATTATGATAACAGTAAATAtgagatactaaatcataattaagataaattttaaattatgatactaagtcacaattacaagatgaaagtcaaaattataagatattAAGCTGTACGTATGAAATAAAGTAAATGTAAGATACTAAGgcgtaattat
This window encodes:
- the nsfl1c gene encoding NSFL1 cofactor p47, coding for MAEREEAVRGFVAVTDVDEERARFFLESAGWDLQLALANFFEDGGDDDIATLPQPESGSVSRSTGPSEHRVTSFRDLMHEDEDDSGEEEGQRFFAGGSERSGQQIVGPPKKKSSNELVEDLFKGAKEHGAVPVDRAGKGPGESSKSSRPFLGGGYRLGAAPEEESTYVTGERRQSGSAQDVHVVLKLWKTGFSLDEGELRTYSDPGNALFLESIRRGEIPLELRQRFRGGQVNLDMEDHRDEDFSKSKPIFKAFTGEGQKLGSATPELVSLPKSQQDQAASEAEASASISVDSSQPVTSIQIRLADGGRLVQKFNHTHRVSDVRQFVASARPALAATEFVLMTTFPNKELTDESLTLKEANLLNAVIVQRLK